One Nocardia iowensis DNA window includes the following coding sequences:
- a CDS encoding VOC family protein: MAFAPCISVADTAASIEFYKSLGFDVDSSTSRQGDDIHMLLYQGRFCAMIYLNADLKNWLPVLTDQPIGFAGMFYLAVEDLDSTFQAFSAAADIVKPITEDHNGQREFYFRDPDGYIIGVNDQKAMQASDLGKYAESDHG, encoded by the coding sequence ATGGCATTCGCACCCTGTATCAGCGTCGCGGACACCGCAGCAAGCATCGAGTTCTACAAATCGCTCGGATTCGACGTCGACTCGAGCACTTCGCGCCAAGGCGACGATATCCACATGCTGCTCTACCAGGGCCGATTCTGCGCGATGATCTACCTCAACGCCGATCTGAAGAACTGGCTACCAGTGCTCACCGACCAGCCGATCGGGTTCGCTGGTATGTTCTACCTCGCTGTCGAGGACCTCGACAGCACCTTTCAAGCTTTTTCCGCCGCGGCCGATATCGTCAAACCCATCACCGAAGACCATAACGGGCAGCGTGAGTTCTATTTCCGCGATCCCGACGGCTACATCATCGGGGTGAACGACCAAAAAGCCATGCAGGCCAGCGATCTCGGCAAATACGCCGAATCCGATCACGGCTGA